DNA sequence from the Coregonus clupeaformis isolate EN_2021a chromosome 13, ASM2061545v1, whole genome shotgun sequence genome:
TCAGTCTCTCTGGTAATCATAATTGCCCTACTTCTAATCAGCGACGTGTATCATGGCTGTCTGGTCTTACTTAGCCCAGTCAGTTGGCTGTGGTTCTGTATGGTAATACTATCTAAAACATGTTatatgaccctggacaacattaTGCATTGGTAGGTGCtaggtagggaggtaggtaggtagcCAAGTGTATCTCAACTCCACGATACCACATGGAGTTTTTGGAGTAAATCTCTGAATCCTTCGAGTCGCTGTGAAGTCGATACTTCAAAATGTTTAATTCTTAAACCTTaccttgtacctatgtttgtcctctgttgtTACGTGCttttctttgtttgctgaaatccatatttttttataaaacattAACCAAATATAACCACGACTGTTTCCTCATTGAGATTCAATCGCGCTGAGTTGCCATCTTAGAGCAACAGCAATGAGGACACagtcggtggttgtatttgattaacgttttattaaaaagtatggatttcaacaaacaaaaaaaggcaCGCAacaacagaggacaaacataggtacatggTAAGGATTTAAGAATTACAATTTTTGAAGCATCGACTTCACAGCGACTCGAAGGAGTCGGAGGTTCACTACAAAAACTCTAGTCTGCACTCATCTCCGCGGATGCGGTATCGTGGAGTTGAAATATACTTGGCTAGGAGGTAGATAAGGGGATCACATGGAAGGGTTGTGCAGGCCACTGTAGGGAGAGTTTATAAATGAGTGGTGATAATATTATGCTGTTTAGAAATATAACTACAGAGTATGTACACATTTTAGGGAATAAAATAACTAAGTTAATGTGCATACATGGCATTTTAAGAAATAACCTATAATCACCTAGATTAAGTAGTTATGTGTCTGAAGTGCTAATCAGATTATGTTTATGTTACTCAGATGATGTCAGTGTATTAATTATCTAGCTAACAGCTGACAATGTTGTCTATTACCCTGGCTCCAGGTGAAGGTGATGGTAGACAATGAGCTGCTGGGCTATGCCTGTGAACAGTTCCTGGGGAAATCTGTGATGGAGATAAAGAGTGTCATTCTGCAGACCCTGGAGGGTCATTTACGCTCTATTCTCGGTAGGGACCTTCTGACAGAGACACGGGCTGCTGCTCAGTACTATTGGGTCTCAGATGAGATGTATTACTATTAGGTCATGCCATAGAACTTAAAACCATATAATGTATGCATGTACTACTCAGACCCTTAGGCTCTGGTTTAACTCTGATATAGGATACTAACAATTTTACAATGTACAACTAATTTAAATAAATCACCACTTCAGATAGATGAATCCATATCTGTCTGTGGTTAGTGACCCACCCAGACACTGACCCTAGACCTGTGTTCCAGGCACTCTGACGGTGGAGCAGATCTACCAGGACAGAGACAGATTTGCTGCTCTGGTGAGGGAGGTGGCAGCGCCTGACGTGGGCCGCATGGGCATCGAGATCCTCAGCTTCACCATCAAGGTGAGAGACGGGCACAGTCAtcctattacagctttatacacTTATAGTGACACCACTTGCCACACAATGACTGAGTGCCTCTGTGTTTTGTCCCTGTCAGGATGTTTATGATAAAGTGGAGTACCTTAGTTCCCTGGGGAAGAGTCAGACAGCTGCAGTACAGAGAGACGCAGACATCGGAGTggccgaggcagagagagacgcgGGAATCAGGGTAAGAAATATACTGCGAACAAGTAGATTCCCTGAATGGGTTGCAGTACATCGCACTCAGTATTCATGTTAGTCTTTACTACACTGAATCTTCCCTTCTCTTCTCACCTTGTGGTCTCTGCCCCCTACAGGAAGCAGAATGTAAGAAAGAGATGATGGACATCAAGTTCCAAGCAGACACCAAGATGGCCGACTCTAAGCGAGGGTTGGAGATGCAGAAGGCTGCTTTCAATCAAGAAGTCAACACGAAGGTATCAGACATGGGCATCATTGCTCTAGATTAGATTCACCTAGCAGTCAATCGATGACATCAAATCTAGGCCTAATGTGAAAGCCTTTTAATcctttataagagattcaccctggtcatattcattagtgcacaccaaagcaaaacgttttgcaacaggaAAGAAACTAcctggacaagttcaggtagtccctttTCGTTTCAGCACGTTGGATTCCATTTAATTCCTGGTGAATATCACCGCTGCCTTTTCTCCCCCCCAGAAAGCAGAGGCCCAGCTGGCCTACGAGCTGCAGGCTGCCAAGGAGCAGCAGAAGATCCGTCTGGAGGAGATAGAGATCGAGGTGGTTCAGAGGAAGAAGCAAATCACCATCGAGGAGAAGGAGATTGATCGCACTGAGAAGGAGCTGATCGCCACGGTCAAGAGGCCTGCCGAGTCTGAGGCCTACAAGATGCAGCAGCTGGCCGAGGGACAGAAGTGAGTGACCAATCACTGATCCGCTCCCAGAATGCATGTAAAATAAGCACAATGTGTATGCTCGTTCAGATTCTGGATGCAAAGCAGGGTGTCATACAAATAGGAAGTGAGTAAACCACCACGGGAGCCTAGAGTGTCTACCTTTCAACCATCTATGCAACAAGTAAGTTCCACTCAGACATAGGTCTAGGATAAGCTTAGCCTTTTCAAAATCTTTACCAAAATACAAAACTGATCAGTGTGTAGGGGCAACTTCGTCTCACACTTGCAGTAgtagctaatcaaatcaaattgtattcgtcacatgcttcgtaaacaacaggtaccgagtcgatgtgcaggggtacgaggtaattgaggtagatatgtacacatTTTTGGGAATAAAATAACTACGTATAATTTGCATAAATGGCATTTTAAGAAATAACCAATAATCACTTAGAGTAACCACTGTAGTTATGTGTCTGAAGTGCTAACCAGATGATGTTGATGTTGCTCAGATTATGTGTTAGTGTATTAATTATCTAGCTGACAATGTTTTCATTCTGCAGACCCTGGAGGGTTCCTGGGGAAATCTATAACTagaaataaagtgacagataataaacagtagcagcagcatatgtgatgagtcaaaaaagttagtgcaaaaagggtcaatgcagatagtccggttaAGTATTTAACTATTtggcagtcttatagcttgggggtagaagctgttcagggtcctgttggttccagacttggtgcatcggtaacgcttgctgtgcggtagcagagaaaaaagtacatgacttgggtggctggagtctttgaccatttttagggccttcctctgacaccgcctggtatagaggtcctggatggcaggaagcttggccctagtgatgtactgggccgtacgctctaccctctgtagcgccttgcggtcagatgccaagcagttgctataccatacggcgatgcagccagtcaagatgctctcaatggtgcagctgtataaccttttgaggatctgagggcccatgccaaatcttttcaacctcctgagggggacgaggcattgtcgtgccctctttacgactgtgttggtgtatgtggaccatgatagatccttagtgatgtggttTAAACCAAATTATAGCTATGATCTAGGTGTGTAGCATATGTTCATACTGTAGTTCAATGCAATCTAGTCTGCAATCCAATTATATTGTTGGAGTTGAACCCTTTACATGCCCTCCTGCCAACCCCTGAACAGGATGAAGAAGGTGCTGACGGCCCAAGCGGAGGCAGAGAAGATCCGTCGTATCGGAGAGGCAGAGGCCGGCTCCATAGAGGCTATAGGGAAGGCTGAGGCTGAGAAGATGAGGCTGAAGGCTGAGGCCTACCAGCATTATGGAGAGGCTGCCAAGACTGCTCTGGTCCTAGAGGCCCTGCCTAAGGTCAGTGTGTCAGGACTGAGGGGCATTTAACACTTTATACGTAGTGTTGTGGTTAGAAGGAGTTGTCATAGAGCTGCACATTGGTATAATGTGTGTGTCGGTTTTTGGACATGAAAAAATTGAAGATTTGATAAATATATTTATGTTTTCAGTGTTACCATTTGATTTGGTTTAAACTTGACAACTAGAGGCTGAGTTGTCTCAGATGAACACCCAGGTGAAGAAGGTTTGTGTCATTGTGTTGGTACAGATCGCTGGCAAGGTGGCGGCACCCCTGGCCCAGACCAATGAGATCGTCATCCTGAGCGGGGACGGTGGTCGTGTGACCGGCGAGGTTAACCGCCTATTGGCTGAGCTCCCCGTGTCCGTCAATGCCCTCACAGGGGTGGACCTGATGAAGGTGAGGGATGAggggggatgggaggggaggagggaagggaagggaaggggtcGGTCACATTCCAAGGGGGTCAGTAGAATGTAGAGAGTGATACCCCGCCCATACTCATAGGCACTGCAGGCGTGAACACATTCCATCTATCCAACCTCAGCTAGCTATGTTTATAACGCTGaaactacagtaggcctatgcagAAACATTTGCACACAATAGAAGTACAATTTTGGTGTGAAGTCCATGTTGAATTGCAGTCATTCCAGAGCATACTCCCTACAGATCCCCACCATGTTTCTTCTCGGACTACACTCAGTTTCATCACTctgtggctgcgtcccaaatagcactctaTTCGCTATGTAAATTTTTGGGATAAAGCCTGAGTAATGTGCAGATAGCCAGGTGATGGCAATGGGCCAACCTGTTGATTCTCACTACATCACAGGGTTCTCCATTGCTCCAGTGAAGGCTGCagctaacccagtctctctcttatCATCCCACAGATCCCTTTGCTTCAGAAGGTGACCAACCCTCAAGCATGAAAACAATCCCGTGCACCCTGACTCCAATTCATCTCTCTTATGCACTCTTTAAATCAACAAGAAACACTTGAATCCAAGAGTTGTTTTTTTACTACAAAAGAGTCAAGTCGTTTTCATTTCCTAGACCCCTGGTGCCTTAGCTTATAGGACCAGATCATCTGCATGGACAACTGAATGTTATTTTTTAAAGAACAAAAAAAAGCAAACctttttatgttttgtttttaagTAGTTACCCCCATTGTGTTCTACTTACACtcgtctacattgtagaaaagggGCATTCATCCTGATTGTTCTGTGCAGGCCTTATTCTGGTCTGAAAGATCTTGCCAGGTCTTCACCTTGTGTCTATGTAGTTTTTTTCATTGTGTTACACTTAGTACCTTGGATGTGCCCATGTTTTTTTTACAGTTACTTGTGCAAGTATTTCGTCacccatttttattttttcattcttACGTGCAGTCAGTGCCTGTTTACCAACCAAGTGGCCAAACCTCAGTAAAAGTAATGGTTGGCAATTCAAAAAGTTTAGTGATACGACAGTGAAACTCAATGAGAGATATAGAAATGTTGTCCTCCCCCATCCTCATATCATCTGCTTTTTTCTTTACTAGAATCTTCACTTCATTCTTCATCTTTGGTATGGGAGAGATGTGCCTTCTTAGGACAAGACATGTAAGACACAGAAAGCATACACATGAACACGTGTGCATGGATCTACATGTCTGTATGAAGCCATATACTGTCAAGATTAGCCTTAATATAGAGACCCAGGAGTCTTGCTAGCTTTCCTGATCATCTGGATTACCTCAATCAATCTAAGCTTTAATAATTGTTCTAGTTCTTTCCGACTATTGAGGCATCATATGACATAATATGCATTTCAGTCTCTTAGGGTAGCCGATGTTGTGTTATATTATATTATGGTTCCATTCTTAAATTACATATTCATTTATAAAGGATTTATCTCTACAGTTTACCAGACTCCTTAATTTCAGGATTTTACAAGGTGCTGCTTGATATCTTTCACTAGGAATGCAATGCTGCCACGACCTGTTGACCATCCAATCATTTATCAGTCTCCACATTCCTTACCCAATGTGCTTTAAACACAAGAAGACATTTCAGTTTGTTTAGACACGTTTGAGTTGGACTGGAGTTCATTTTATGTCGTTTTTAttttatgacaatacattttaGCATTTAGGGGAAATCTAGCCACTTGCTGAACCAGTGTTGCTCTGGCCAAGCGCTATGCCACGTCCATGGATgttctccgcaatgagtctggatctgagtacctccagAGATAGAGATTATCatagtatgagtcataatacccttAAAaactagcggtcaaacaaggaaatggtttcaatagtttttccaccattcattttagaaacacttaaaataagggctgtgtttcgtgtagggtTAACCTGgggtgacgttttgataaccgtgtaaatctctctaggacaaaaaagctgacagagcttgagaggatatgcagagaacaatgggagaaactcctcaaatacaggtgtgccaagcttgtagcgtcatacccaagaagacttgaggctgtaatcgctgccaaaggtgcttcaacaaagtactgagtaaagggtctgaatacttatgtaaatgtgatatttcctttttttgatttgatacatttgcaaacatttattaaaacctgtttttgctttgtcattatggggcattgtgtgtagattgatgagggaaaaaaacaatttaatcctttttagaataaggctgtaacgtaacaaaatgtggaagaagttaAGGGGATgcacttttcgaatgcactgtatatatatatatatatatacagtgcattattGAAATATACAATATCTATTCAGACTCAATAAATGTGGTTGTGTGAATTTGTCTATTTTGGATTTATATAGATTGTTACATTACATAATACTGGAAAACTGGTCCCGAATGGATATTTCAGCATGTGAAACATCCTCCAGTCTCACTGTTGCGAAGTGTTATTATGCGCTTCCCTGTAATAAATGTTCTGCCACCTCAGTATTCTTTCAGAGAATGAGTTACCAGTGGCCTGTTCCATCATCCTCTTCCCATAACTCCCAAGCTTTATGTGCTGTAGCCAACttttctagcatgacaatgatacaTACAGCATGGATAGGGCTAATGTTATCAGTCTTAACATCAAAACATCAGGAGTCTACATTTCATTTTGTATGTTTGATAAGCCACTGCTCTTCTGCATACACATCTCACATATAATCTCACTCATTATTTACTGTTAATTACAATGTCCCAAGAAAGCGGGGAAACATGTTGACGGTTAAGACATGATGCAAATCTATTGCATAGTTATTAGTTCCCCTTACAAATTATAAAAATCTAATGTCAGGGCAAAAGAGTCCCCAGTTCCTTATCCTAGCAAACCACTTCCCTATTCTACAACTGAAAAATAAAGTCTAACATAGCAAAGAGAAATTAACTATAAAGTTGGCTTGGAATGACTCAATATTGCATATTCATTTGCCTCAACTCTACCCAGAGATGTTGCTAGATGTCCACAAGTGGTGGGGGGAAATGTTCATGTCTACCTGACCTGTTGTGTTTACTGAACAAGAGATCACTTATAAGTTGAGCATAGGTGCCTTGTAGGGGGGGAttctagagaggaggaggagggaactcTAGGGTCCACATGGCTGTCTCTTAGTGGCCCCGCAGAGCCCATCAAGCTGTTCTGGTGGtagagcatcatgctgtggagaggCAGGTACTCTGGCTCATGATCAGGTAGTGGTGGATTGGGCTGTGGTGGCCGGAGCTCCCTGTCCACCCCCAGCTCCAGGCCTGGCCTCTCATACTGGGCCTGGGCCTGGAGCAGCTTCCCCTGGGGGATTCCTGAGTTGATTCCAGACCCTGCCCTGCTGTGGATCCTGTTGAGCATGTCGGTGAGGGACCGAGGGCTGCCGGACACCGAGGGGGAGGGGCTCATCTCCAGGCTACGCAGGGCACTCTCAGGTAGGTGCATCCTGTTGACCTTGGGGGGCAGGGGGAGAGGGTAGTCGAACTCAGCCTGATGGGGCtgtggctgctgctgctgggccTGGTGGTCTGATGTGTGGCTGTGGCTATGGGAGAGTTCTGGTGCTGGACCACTTGGACCTCCTCGGTGGTGAGGAGGGTGAGGCCCCACTGGTTTTCTGCTCTGTGCCTGGGGCCTCCTAAAGCCAACAGACCCTGGGTGGTGAGTCTGGCCCAGTGGAGGgtgtgggaggaagagaggagaagccATGTTTGATAAACCAGTATGCCTGGCTTCGTTATGCTGCCCAGGGCTGAAATAGAACAACAGAGTACAGTTtcagattattatttttatttttatcaaatCATCATCCTATAGAAATACTGGACTGATAAGAAGAATTATGATTCTCGTTCATAATTAATTGCTGATTATTTGATTTAATACACTTTTAAGATAGAAAAAAATTGATGTTTCTGCCACTAATGGTCTTGATCATCCTACCTGCCATAGTCCCTGGTAgtaggtgtgttgtgtgtgtgggtgttgtgggtCATTGGGTCCTGGACCCCCCAACCCTCCTGGCCACAGTTCATGAAGGCAGAGATGAATGGGTTAGGGGCAGCAGAGACAGACGTGATGTCATCAGTCCTGTATCCTGCTGCACCATGGGAATTCACTGAGCTAGAGCTGGAGACGATGACGTCAGCCTCATCATCTGACTCCACTGGTCTGGATCCTACCAAGACAAtaaggacaggacagaacagaacagggccCGTATTCATTTAGTGTCTCAGAAAAggagagctgatctaggatccATGTAATCGTATTCATCGTTATCTAAATggcaaactgatcctagatcagcactccaactctgagACACTATGAATACAGGCTCAGATGCTAGAACAGTAAGGAGAGACGATGCATGGAGATTCCTTCACCTTCCACTTTGACGAACTCTTTAAAATTCTCTCAAATGAACTTTAGAGGACGGGTATAGAATGACTACGTAGATAGCCTACTACAGTCTTTGGATTGTCTCAAAAGGAAATAATGACACCTGCTGGCTATTTTCTTAAGCAGTTTCCTTTTCCCATGTTAGGCAAGATCAATAGACAGCTGGCTTGACTATCATAGCTAGATTTTTCATTGTATAAAATAGAAATTAGTTCTTTAGAAATTAGGTGTAATGTTTACAATTTCCTTTACAGATATTTGCATAAACTCTGTTATAAACTCTGTATGTGACTATACCATTTGAAGATTTCAATTCCATCTGGAGTTCATTTAGTTTGTCGGAGCTCTGACCTTCCATTTCTCTGAACCTACAGAGAGAAAGTATTGTCATTATTCACAGTCTCTTAGTAACATGATAGTGACATGTACCAGTAAAGTGTAAAAGAACATGTCACTTAATTGATCAGTGAGTCGACTAAGTACCATTCCAATTCTGCACAATCATCATATCTACCACTGAGCAAACAATTAAAAGGTTTACCAAGAGGAACCTATTGAAGACTATATGACTGACCAACAAATTTGATAGTTATTCTGAGTCATACTGGGAGGAGTATTGCATCACTTTCAAGTGAGAGTTGCAGTTCATGTTTCAAGCTACTAGAAGGCTGTCTGAAGGTCTCTTACCTTTTTCTGTTCAGCCCATTGTCACGAAAGCCTTTTGCAAAGGGGTTGTTGTCTATCTTGAGTTTTGTTATCTGTTGGGTAAATTAGCATGCCTCATTTATTATAGTACtgtacaccacaggaggttggtggcaccttaattggggagaatgggctcgtTCTAATGCCTGGAGCGgaatagtggaatggtatcaaatgcatcaaacaaatcaaatcaaatcaaattgtatttgtcacatgcgccaaatacaacaggtgtagaccttaccgggaaatgcttacttacaagcccttaaccaacaatacagttcaagaaatagagttaagaaaatatttactaaataaacaaaagttttaaaaaatgttttaacacaataaaataactataacgaggctatatacagggggtaccggtaccaagtcaatgtgtgggggtacaggttagtcgaggtaatttgtacatgcatagataataaacagcgagtagcagcagtgtaaaaacaaaggggggggttggggggggtcaatgtaaatagtccgggtggccatttgattaattgttcagcagtcttatggcttgtaggtagaagctgttaaggagccattTGGACACAGTActcttggcactccggtaccgcttgccgtgcggtagcagagagaacagtctatgacttgggtgactggagtctttgacaattttttgggccttccaggtgtttgatgccattccatgtgctccattctggccattattatgagccgttctcccctcaacAACCGCTGTGCTCTTATTATGCTCTCTGTAGCAGCATTTGACATTCCAGACTTTACAAGCACTGTCCATATTCAACTTCCAGAGGACACTCTAATCAACACAATTGGATTAGAGTTGTTCCAGTATCTCCTTCTGGGAGAATCCCAAGGGTGTCCTGGCCTTACCTCGGAGTTCTGGTAGGCAGTGACAGCTATGAAGGCTGCCTCTGGGAAGGTGAAGCGCAGGTAGCCCCCTGACAGAGGATTGTAGGGGTCTGGAGACTGGACGATGTGCAGGCGGGGCTGGTACTTATGCATGGAGTGAAGAACCACCTGCAGAACATATGATGATACCTGTTACTACTGTGCCTGTCAACACATACTCTCCATCTCATCCAACATCAGGGTTctccaactggcggcccgcgggccaaatggttttatttggccccccaagttttcagaTAAAAAATTAACATATATCTTTTTTGTTTACTTGTTGGACATAATAGACTGTAAAACaccagctccaagtgattttaatttaagaaatatgttcccaagtattcccacacataatagagagacacgtgatcgcaTACAAGGTTtgaatgattatgttttagtcaaacattatatcttcttgcagtcaatttgcagtctacaaatgatttgtaattatgtttacattttagtcatttactagatgctcttatccagagcgacttacatgagcaattagggttaagtgccttgctcaagggcacatctacagatttttctGTCGGCTCAGggtttgctaaaattctaatagtttgcctaatttcaatttatgtgacaaaacaagcaagtatagtgtagagaatcattgtaccatctaaactgctgtgaaatgtattttacataaccaaaaatatagtaccttcagctgtttgaagctgatgtacaaaactgaaagtaaaagaggCTAAAACTAAACTTAAGCACGAGAAAGCATAGAAacagcgcacatagaacagatctaccgcttatTAGACTTGTTTTCAACGTggatgacagatctataactcacatttctatgtgaatttggttgtgTTGCCCAAAacattacatattgcagctttaagttaCATTCAGTGGCTATCAGCTCTTTTTTAAATGTTATAAATAGTGCCAGGGTCCTTCCATGCCAAGCCTTACCAGGCCATTGGAGTTTAGGGTGTTGTTGGTGAGTTTGAGCTTATGGAAGGAAACAGGGTACTGCAT
Encoded proteins:
- the LOC121579426 gene encoding flotillin-2a isoform X6, which codes for MVTGVKVMVDNELLGYACEQFLGKSVMEIKSVILQTLEGHLRSILGTLTVEQIYQDRDRFAALVREVAAPDVGRMGIEILSFTIKDVYDKVEYLSSLGKSQTAAVQRDADIGVAEAERDAGIREAECKKEMMDIKFQADTKMADSKRGLEMQKAAFNQEVNTKKAEAQLAYELQAAKEQQKIRLEEIEIEVVQRKKQITIEEKEIDRTEKELIATVKRPAESEAYKMQQLAEGQKMKKVLTAQAEAEKIRRIGEAEAGSIEAIGKAEAEKMRLKAEAYQHYGEAAKTALVLEALPKIAGKVAAPLAQTNEIVILSGDGGRVTGEVNRLLAELPVSVNALTGVDLMKIPLLQKVTNPQA
- the LOC121579426 gene encoding flotillin-2a isoform X2; amino-acid sequence: MGNCHTVGPNEALVVSGGCCGSDEKTYVVGGWSWAWWLISDIQRITLEIMTLQPKCEDVETAEGVAITVTGVAQFPSLSSGLDYNESTVTDAEGALTMNFSNKVKVMVDNELLGYACEQFLGKSVMEIKSVILQTLEGHLRSILGTLTVEQIYQDRDRFAALVREVAAPDVGRMGIEILSFTIKDVYDKVEYLSSLGKSQTAAVQRDADIGVAEAERDAGIREAECKKEMMDIKFQADTKMADSKRGLEMQKAAFNQEVNTKKAEAQLAYELQAAKEQQKIRLEEIEIEVVQRKKQITIEEKEIDRTEKELIATVKRPAESEAYKMQQLAEGQKMKKVLTAQAEAEKIRRIGEAEAGSIEAIGKAEAEKMRLKAEAYQHYGEAAKTALVLEALPKIAGKVAAPLAQTNEIVILSGDGGRVTGEVNRLLAELPVSVNALTGVDLMKIPLLQKVTNPQA
- the LOC121579426 gene encoding flotillin-2a isoform X1; translation: MGNCHTVGPNEALVVSGGCCGSDEKTYVVGGWSWAWWLISDIQRITLEIMTLQPKCEDVETAEGVAITVTGVAQFPSLSSGLDYNESTVTDAEGALTMNFSNKVHHQVKVMVDNELLGYACEQFLGKSVMEIKSVILQTLEGHLRSILGTLTVEQIYQDRDRFAALVREVAAPDVGRMGIEILSFTIKDVYDKVEYLSSLGKSQTAAVQRDADIGVAEAERDAGIREAECKKEMMDIKFQADTKMADSKRGLEMQKAAFNQEVNTKKAEAQLAYELQAAKEQQKIRLEEIEIEVVQRKKQITIEEKEIDRTEKELIATVKRPAESEAYKMQQLAEGQKMKKVLTAQAEAEKIRRIGEAEAGSIEAIGKAEAEKMRLKAEAYQHYGEAAKTALVLEALPKIAGKVAAPLAQTNEIVILSGDGGRVTGEVNRLLAELPVSVNALTGVDLMKIPLLQKVTNPQA
- the tbx16l gene encoding T-box transcription factor TBX6L, producing MYLHEERPLCGDYPYPLNSQPKNYGYCPPDWKDAVLRGQSWDSGGKVGCEPELSALQVRVSLQGRELWEQFGDIGTEMLITKTGRRMFPSCRVTVTGLNPRAKYVLMMDMVPFDDDKYKWSRDRWEVSGMTEPHLPNRYFIHPDSPSLGERWMQYPVSFHKLKLTNNTLNSNGLVVLHSMHKYQPRLHIVQSPDPYNPLSGGYLRFTFPEAAFIAVTAYQNSEITKLKIDNNPFAKGFRDNGLNRKRFREMEGQSSDKLNELQMELKSSNGSRPVESDDEADVIVSSSSSVNSHGAAGYRTDDITSVSAAPNPFISAFMNCGQEGWGVQDPMTHNTHTHNTPTTRDYGSPGQHNEARHTGLSNMASPLFLPHPPLGQTHHPGSVGFRRPQAQSRKPVGPHPPHHRGGPSGPAPELSHSHSHTSDHQAQQQQPQPHQAEFDYPLPLPPKVNRMHLPESALRSLEMSPSPSVSGSPRSLTDMLNRIHSRAGSGINSGIPQGKLLQAQAQYERPGLELGVDRELRPPQPNPPLPDHEPEYLPLHSMMLYHQNSLMGSAGPLRDSHVDPRVPSSSSLESPPTRHLCSTYK
- the LOC121579426 gene encoding flotillin-2a isoform X5 produces the protein MGNCHTVGPNEALVVSGGCCGSDEKTYVVGGWSWAWWLISDIQRMSLEIMTILCRCENIETSEGVPLDVTGVAQVKVMVDNELLGYACEQFLGKSVMEIKSVILQTLEGHLRSILGTLTVEQIYQDRDRFAALVREVAAPDVGRMGIEILSFTIKDVYDKVEYLSSLGKSQTAAVQRDADIGVAEAERDAGIREAECKKEMMDIKFQADTKMADSKRGLEMQKAAFNQEVNTKKAEAQLAYELQAAKEQQKIRLEEIEIEVVQRKKQITIEEKEIDRTEKELIATVKRPAESEAYKMQQLAEGQKMKKVLTAQAEAEKIRRIGEAEAGSIEAIGKAEAEKMRLKAEAYQHYGEAAKTALVLEALPKIAGKVAAPLAQTNEIVILSGDGGRVTGEVNRLLAELPVSVNALTGVDLMKIPLLQKVTNPQA
- the LOC121579426 gene encoding flotillin-2a isoform X4, giving the protein MGNCHTVGPNEALVVSGGCCGSDEKTYVVGGWSWAWWLISDIQRITLEIMTLQPKCEDVETAEGVAITVTGVAQVKVMVDNELLGYACEQFLGKSVMEIKSVILQTLEGHLRSILGTLTVEQIYQDRDRFAALVREVAAPDVGRMGIEILSFTIKDVYDKVEYLSSLGKSQTAAVQRDADIGVAEAERDAGIREAECKKEMMDIKFQADTKMADSKRGLEMQKAAFNQEVNTKKAEAQLAYELQAAKEQQKIRLEEIEIEVVQRKKQITIEEKEIDRTEKELIATVKRPAESEAYKMQQLAEGQKMKKVLTAQAEAEKIRRIGEAEAGSIEAIGKAEAEKMRLKAEAYQHYGEAAKTALVLEALPKIAGKVAAPLAQTNEIVILSGDGGRVTGEVNRLLAELPVSVNALTGVDLMKIPLLQKVTNPQA
- the LOC121579426 gene encoding flotillin-2a isoform X7, whose translation is MVKVMVDNELLGYACEQFLGKSVMEIKSVILQTLEGHLRSILGTLTVEQIYQDRDRFAALVREVAAPDVGRMGIEILSFTIKDVYDKVEYLSSLGKSQTAAVQRDADIGVAEAERDAGIREAECKKEMMDIKFQADTKMADSKRGLEMQKAAFNQEVNTKKAEAQLAYELQAAKEQQKIRLEEIEIEVVQRKKQITIEEKEIDRTEKELIATVKRPAESEAYKMQQLAEGQKMKKVLTAQAEAEKIRRIGEAEAGSIEAIGKAEAEKMRLKAEAYQHYGEAAKTALVLEALPKIAGKVAAPLAQTNEIVILSGDGGRVTGEVNRLLAELPVSVNALTGVDLMKIPLLQKVTNPQA
- the LOC121579426 gene encoding flotillin-2a isoform X3, which codes for MVCRDDSGCCGSDEKTYVVGGWSWAWWLISDIQRITLEIMTLQPKCEDVETAEGVAITVTGVAQFPSLSSGLDYNESTVTDAEGALTMNFSNKVHHQVKVMVDNELLGYACEQFLGKSVMEIKSVILQTLEGHLRSILGTLTVEQIYQDRDRFAALVREVAAPDVGRMGIEILSFTIKDVYDKVEYLSSLGKSQTAAVQRDADIGVAEAERDAGIREAECKKEMMDIKFQADTKMADSKRGLEMQKAAFNQEVNTKKAEAQLAYELQAAKEQQKIRLEEIEIEVVQRKKQITIEEKEIDRTEKELIATVKRPAESEAYKMQQLAEGQKMKKVLTAQAEAEKIRRIGEAEAGSIEAIGKAEAEKMRLKAEAYQHYGEAAKTALVLEALPKIAGKVAAPLAQTNEIVILSGDGGRVTGEVNRLLAELPVSVNALTGVDLMKIPLLQKVTNPQA